From the genome of Nicotiana sylvestris chromosome 2, ASM39365v2, whole genome shotgun sequence, one region includes:
- the LOC104218466 gene encoding histone H4 gives MSGRGKGGKGLGKGGAKRHRKVLRDNIQGITKPAIRRLARRGGVKRISGLIYEETRGVLKIFLENVIRDAVTYTEHARRKTVTAMDVVYALKRQGRTLYGFGG, from the coding sequence ATGTCAGGAAGAGGAAAGGGAGGAAAAGGATTGGGCAAAGGAGGAGCTAAACGACACCGTAAGGTGCTTCGTGATAACATCCAGGGAATCACGAAGCCTGCAATTCGGCGTTTGGCTCGTAGAGGAGGAGTGAAACGTATTTCTGGTTTGATTTACGAGGAGACACGAGGTGTATTGAAGATATTTTTGGAGAATGTGATTCGTGATGCTGTGACCTACACCGAACATGCTAGGAGAAAGACTGTTACTGCTATGGATGTTGTTTACGCCCTCAAGAGACAGGGCAGGACTCTCTACGGATTTGGGGGTTAG